A genomic region of Miscanthus floridulus cultivar M001 chromosome 3, ASM1932011v1, whole genome shotgun sequence contains the following coding sequences:
- the LOC136541571 gene encoding chloroplast stem-loop binding protein of 41 kDa a, chloroplastic-like, with protein sequence MALCAAAASTATAFASSSLSASTARPRGPSSTSLPSFVGAFPRAVAARRRRRAAAPAAARRAGVTVRAEAKKKSVVIVSTNSGGHAVIGFYFAKELLGAGHAVTVLTVGDEGSDKMKKPPFSRFSELTSAGGKTVWGDPADVGAAVGGAAFDVVLDNNGKDLDAVKPVADWAKTAGVGQFLFISSAGIYKPTEEPPHVEGDAVKESAGHVGVEKYIAEQFGSWASFRPQYMIGSGNNKDCEEWFFDRIVRNRPVPIPGNGMQLTNIAHVRDLSRMLSLAVEKPGAASGKVFNCVSDRAVTLSGMAKLCAAAAGVAAVDIVLYDPAAAGVDAKKAFPFRNMHFYAEPRAAKEALGWTSSTNLPEDLKERYAEYAASGRGEKAMTFDLDDKILASVGKAPASVAV encoded by the exons ATGGCCTTGTGCGCCGCCGCGGCCTCAACAGCCACGGCCTTCGCGTCGAGCAGTCTgtcggcctccaccgcgcggccGCGGGGCCCCTCCTCGACGTCGCTGCCGTCCTTCGTCGGCGCGTTCCCGCGCGCGGTCGccgcgaggaggaggcggcgcgCGGCGGCGCCTGCGGCGGCCCGACGGGCGGGCGTCACGGTGCGCGCGGAGgccaagaagaagagcgtggtgaTCGTGAGCACCAACAGCGGCGGGCACGCCGTCATCGGGTTCTACTTTGCCAAGGAGCTGCTCGGCGCCGGGCACGCCGTCACCGTGCTCACCGTCGGCGACGAGGGCTCCGACAAGATGAAGAAGCCCCCGTTCTCTCGCTTCTCG GAGCTGACGAGCGCCGGCGGGAAGACGGTGTGGGGTGACCCGGCGGACGTCGGCGCGGCCGTGGGAGGCGCGGCGTTCGACGTTGTCCTCGACAACAACGGCAAGGACCTCGACGCTGTCAA GCCGGTGGCGGACTGGGCGAAGACGGCCGGCGTGGGGCAGTTCCTGTTCATCAGCAGCGCCGGCATCTACAAGCCGACGGAGGAGCCGCCGCACGTCGAGGGG GACGCCGTGAAGGAGAGCGCCGGCCACGTCGGCGTGGAGAAGTACATCGCGGAGCAGTTCGGCAGCTGGGCGTCGTTCCGGCCGCAGTACATGATCGGCTCCGGCAATAACAAGGACTGCGAGGAGTGGTTCTTCGACA GGATCGTGCGGAATCGGCCGGTGCCGATCCCGGGAAACGGGATGCAGCTGACCAACATCGCGCACGTCCGGGACCTGTCGCGCATGCTGTCGCTGGCCGTGGAGAAGCCCGGCGCGGCGTCGGGCAAGGTCTTCAACTGCGTGTCGGACCGCGCCGTGACGCTGAGCGGCATGGCCAAGCTGTGCGCGGCGGCCGCGGGCGTCGCCGCCGTGGATATCGTCCTCTAcgaccccgccgccgccggcgtcgaCGCCAAGAAGGCCTTCCCGTTCCGCAACATG CATTTCTACGCGGAGCCCCGGGCGGCGAAGGAGGCGCTGGGGTGGACGAGCAGCACCAACCTGCCGGAGGACCTCAAGGAGCGGTACGCCGAGTACGCCGCCAGCGGCCGCGGGGAGAAGGCCATGACCTTCGACCTCGACGACAAGATCCTCGCCTCCGTCGGCAAGGCGCCGGCGAGCGTCGCCGTATGA